The Deltaproteobacteria bacterium sequence TCGTTGACCCCTGGTCAGACGGCTGACGAGAAGGCCGAACAACTACCGGGCGCAACCGCACGCTGTCGGCGACGCGCCGCTCGACGACTGCTCGTCGTTCGACTCCGGTGGCGATGATCAAGTCACCGTCGATGAGCTGGTGCAAGCCGTGAACAATGCCCTGAACGGGTGCGGGTGAAGCCGGGGCTGGCAGCGCGGCGCGAGGCGTCTGAAGACGGGCCAGGCGGAAGGTTGCGACTATCTTCAGCTGCCGGGAGCGAACTCGTAAACCGGCGTCTCCAGCACGCGGACGGGGCGGCGCGACTGCCAGATGGTGTCCTGGAGCCGCTCGACAGTATCAGGGCTGAAAGATGTCTCGCCGCAGTGATCGCACACGGACGCAGGCACATGTTCGACGACCACGAGCTGATCGGCCACGCGCAGGCTATACGCCACCTGCTGCGGCTGTCGCTGTCCAATACCACAGACTTCACACGCGGGAATGACGGAGGGAAATCTACGCGTGACGCCAAGACCTTCGGCCATAGTAGTTCAGCGGTAGAGCACCTACTTCGCCCCGGCTCGTTTCGGTGCAGGCCGGCGCGGCCGGCCGATATCCTCTTGCGCGAGGATGCGTCTCAGGCTCTCCTTGCGCGCCCGGTGCAAGAGCTCGGGCAGCGGCTTGCCCTTGAGGTACTTGGCGAAGTTCTTGAGTTCCATGTCCGGATGGCTACCAGCGGCTCGTGGGGGAGGCCTTGCGGTCTTCTCTACCTTGCCCCGAACGGATTGATGATCGACAGCCCGTTGAAGCGGCGGCCGTGTTGTAGGTCCTCGGTGTACAGGACGGAACAATCTGCCTTCCGGGCAGCGCCAACAATCAGAGCGTCCCAGAAACTGAGCTGGTGGAGAAGGCTGACGTCGATTGCAGAGAGAATATCGGCGAGATCGATGAGAACAAGTTCCATCCGTGCAAATAGCTCGATCTTACGCCGCGCGATCTGCCCGATCGAGCCTCTCGTATGCCCGCTCGGCTTGAGGCGTGAGCCTAACCGCGAACACGCCTTTGAATCTCTCGCCACGGGCGTCCCATACCGCGGGCGGCTTGTCGCCGG is a genomic window containing:
- a CDS encoding type II toxin-antitoxin system MqsA family antitoxin; translation: MAEGLGVTRRFPSVIPACEVCGIGQRQPQQVAYSLRVADQLVVVEHVPASVCDHCGETSFSPDTVERLQDTIWQSRRPVRVLETPVYEFAPGS